The following coding sequences lie in one Stenotrophomonas rhizophila genomic window:
- the rsfS gene encoding ribosome silencing factor, producing MPNPAPSNAQLLECVRKATEELKAKDLVEIDVIGKSSVADYMVIASGTSSRHVKSIADEVVKFAKALGVMPLGVEGEREAEWVLVDLGDVVVHVMLPRVREFYALERLWTVGDQPPSLLDDDAEEGDEYGHGAR from the coding sequence ATGCCGAACCCGGCACCCTCCAACGCGCAGCTGCTGGAGTGCGTGCGCAAGGCCACCGAAGAACTGAAGGCCAAGGATCTCGTCGAAATCGATGTGATCGGCAAGTCCAGCGTCGCCGATTACATGGTGATCGCCTCGGGTACCTCCAGCCGTCACGTGAAGTCGATCGCCGATGAGGTCGTCAAGTTCGCCAAGGCCCTGGGCGTGATGCCGCTGGGTGTGGAAGGCGAGCGCGAAGCCGAGTGGGTGCTGGTCGACCTGGGCGACGTGGTGGTGCACGTGATGCTGCCGCGCGTGCGCGAGTTCTACGCGCTGGAGCGCCTGTGGACGGTCGGCGACCAGCCGCCGAGCCTGCTGGACGACGACGCCGAAGAAGGCGACGAGTACGGCCACGGCGCACGCTGA
- the rlmH gene encoding 23S rRNA (pseudouridine(1915)-N(3))-methyltransferase RlmH, which translates to MKARLIATGERAPAWVAQGFAEYQKRLSHWLPFELVEIEPGLRGKGRDARRATDDEGKRVIAALPKNAYVVALDVPGRQLSSEQLAQRLEHWRGQGRDMAFLIGGPEGHSAEVSALADEKWSIGPLTLPHMLVRLVVAEQLYRAAAMLANHPYHRA; encoded by the coding sequence ATGAAAGCCAGGCTGATCGCCACCGGCGAACGCGCCCCCGCCTGGGTGGCGCAGGGCTTTGCCGAGTACCAGAAGCGCCTGTCGCACTGGTTGCCCTTCGAGCTGGTGGAGATCGAGCCGGGCCTGCGTGGCAAGGGCCGCGACGCGCGCCGTGCCACCGACGATGAAGGCAAGCGGGTGATTGCCGCGCTGCCGAAGAATGCCTACGTGGTGGCGCTGGATGTGCCGGGCCGCCAGCTCAGTTCGGAGCAGCTGGCGCAGCGCCTGGAACATTGGCGCGGGCAGGGCAGGGACATGGCCTTCCTGATCGGTGGGCCCGAAGGCCACTCGGCGGAAGTGTCCGCGCTGGCCGATGAAAAATGGTCGATCGGTCCGCTGACGTTGCCGCACATGCTGGTGCGCCTGGTGGTGGCCGAGCAGCTGTATCGCGCGGCGGCGATGCTGGCCAACCACCCGTACCATCGCGCCTGA
- a CDS encoding TonB-dependent receptor, with protein MKHPVQRLNSSRNSLAQSISTVLASSTLLLVGALASSSAFAQEQATNLDRITVTGSNIPRTNTETPSPVQVITRQEIDRTGKTTVAEYLQTLTADGSGSIPKTFGNGFAGGGAGISLRGLGAGSTLVLLNGRRMATYGLADDGQKVFTDLSTIPLDAVERIDVLKDGASAIYGSDAIAGVVNIILRSDFQGAILRGSYGTSGDGDGNAKKATLTAGTGDLNSDGWNAFFSLDVGKTDAIKISDRKNRKWIGTGDTRPWGYAATDAQFLGGAFLNGGTGGGTGPNGSVFDATGHLVALPGCAGLTTIPGQTDATAQAQGCLWDPNQQYRDLTPEEKYVNVFGRASFAFGEGGEVYTEIGYSKKDTTFTNTPSGVSGGWGYPGGPVNANSGAGATVLGPGHPDLPPALSATGARLRYSAWDVGPRVTNNTNEFNRFLVGVKGNWGEWSYDTAYLHSGTDLTNKRTGFLRYSAVRCALGNAACPGGVWRIGDNAGLNSQALYDYISPDISARAKSSLDMFDFTVSRSLMDLKGGPLGLALGTEWRKTSNSLTPQTYTDQGDIIGLGYSAYDGTQNVYAGYAELSAPVLEQLELSAALRYDKYESGEGKATPKLGVKWSPVDWLALRASYAEGFRAPNPAENGDGGLAAFSNAVDPVRCGITGATADCQARQVAIITRPNPDLKPEESKSYSVGIVMQPTSTTSLTVDAWEIKRTNEIAPGDTDDAIAAGNVLRDSNNLNGVPNSGTILAVNTDYVNATSSRVRGIDTDIRQTFDIGPGQLEMDLQWSHVLKFERTSGTTTDDYAGTHGNCDVTNCIGTPKDRINFGTTWKQGVWSVSGVANYISKMDNIDKRGGSYQAFYADETPVTKISSFTTFDLSGRWNVTEAFELNASVQNVFDRIAPLDPTTYGAVNYNPLHFSGAIGRYFTVGAKYTFN; from the coding sequence GTGAAACACCCGGTCCAACGGCTCAACAGCAGCCGCAATAGCCTCGCCCAATCCATTTCCACCGTACTCGCCAGCAGCACCCTGTTGCTGGTCGGAGCGCTGGCATCCTCTTCTGCGTTCGCGCAGGAACAGGCCACCAACCTTGACCGGATCACCGTCACCGGGTCCAACATCCCGCGTACGAACACCGAAACCCCCTCGCCCGTCCAGGTGATCACCCGCCAGGAGATCGACCGCACCGGCAAGACCACGGTCGCCGAATACCTGCAGACCCTGACCGCCGACGGCTCCGGCTCGATTCCCAAGACCTTCGGCAACGGCTTCGCTGGCGGCGGCGCCGGCATCTCGCTGCGTGGCCTCGGCGCCGGCTCGACGCTGGTGCTGTTGAACGGCCGCCGCATGGCCACCTATGGCCTGGCCGATGACGGCCAGAAGGTCTTCACCGACCTGAGCACCATTCCGCTGGATGCGGTTGAGCGTATCGACGTCCTCAAGGACGGCGCCTCGGCCATCTATGGTTCGGACGCGATCGCCGGCGTGGTCAACATCATCCTGCGCAGCGACTTCCAGGGCGCCATCCTGCGTGGCTCCTACGGCACCTCCGGCGATGGCGATGGCAATGCCAAGAAGGCCACGTTGACCGCCGGTACCGGCGACCTCAACAGCGATGGCTGGAATGCGTTCTTCAGCCTGGACGTGGGCAAGACCGACGCGATCAAGATCAGCGACCGCAAGAACCGCAAGTGGATCGGCACCGGCGACACCCGCCCGTGGGGCTACGCGGCTACCGACGCCCAGTTCCTCGGCGGCGCCTTCCTCAACGGCGGCACCGGCGGCGGCACGGGCCCGAACGGCTCGGTGTTCGACGCCACCGGCCACCTGGTCGCGTTGCCGGGCTGCGCCGGCCTGACCACCATCCCGGGCCAGACCGATGCCACCGCACAGGCGCAGGGCTGCCTGTGGGATCCGAACCAGCAGTACCGTGACCTGACCCCGGAAGAGAAGTACGTGAACGTGTTCGGCCGCGCCAGCTTCGCCTTCGGCGAAGGCGGCGAGGTGTACACCGAAATCGGCTACTCCAAGAAGGACACCACCTTCACCAACACCCCGTCGGGCGTGTCGGGCGGTTGGGGCTATCCCGGCGGTCCGGTCAACGCCAACAGCGGCGCTGGCGCCACCGTGCTGGGCCCGGGCCACCCGGACCTGCCGCCGGCACTGTCGGCCACCGGCGCACGCCTGCGCTACTCGGCGTGGGACGTGGGTCCGCGCGTGACCAACAACACCAACGAGTTCAATCGTTTCCTGGTCGGCGTGAAGGGCAACTGGGGCGAGTGGAGCTATGACACCGCGTACTTGCATTCGGGTACCGACCTGACCAACAAGCGCACCGGCTTCCTGCGTTACAGCGCCGTGCGTTGCGCGCTGGGCAATGCGGCCTGCCCGGGTGGCGTCTGGCGCATCGGTGACAATGCCGGTCTGAACTCGCAGGCGCTGTACGACTACATCTCGCCGGACATCAGTGCTCGCGCCAAGTCCAGCCTGGACATGTTCGACTTCACCGTGTCGCGCAGCCTGATGGACCTCAAGGGCGGCCCGCTGGGCCTGGCGTTGGGTACCGAGTGGCGCAAGACCAGCAACAGCCTGACCCCGCAGACCTACACCGACCAGGGTGACATCATCGGCCTGGGTTACTCGGCCTATGACGGCACGCAGAACGTGTACGCCGGCTACGCCGAACTGTCCGCACCGGTGCTGGAGCAGTTGGAACTGAGCGCCGCGCTGCGCTATGACAAGTACGAAAGCGGTGAAGGCAAAGCCACGCCGAAGCTGGGCGTGAAGTGGAGCCCGGTTGACTGGCTGGCGCTGCGTGCCAGCTACGCCGAAGGCTTCCGCGCCCCGAACCCGGCCGAAAACGGTGACGGTGGCCTGGCCGCCTTCTCCAACGCGGTCGATCCGGTCCGCTGCGGCATCACCGGCGCAACCGCCGATTGCCAGGCCCGCCAGGTGGCGATCATCACCCGTCCGAACCCGGACCTGAAGCCGGAAGAGTCCAAGAGCTACTCGGTCGGCATCGTGATGCAGCCCACCTCGACCACCTCGCTGACGGTGGATGCATGGGAGATCAAGCGCACCAACGAAATCGCCCCGGGCGACACCGACGATGCGATCGCCGCGGGCAATGTGCTGCGTGACAGCAACAACCTCAATGGCGTGCCCAACAGCGGCACGATCCTTGCGGTCAACACCGACTACGTCAACGCCACCTCGTCGCGGGTACGCGGTATCGACACCGATATCCGCCAGACCTTCGATATCGGCCCGGGCCAGCTGGAGATGGATCTGCAGTGGAGCCATGTGCTCAAGTTCGAGCGCACCAGCGGCACCACCACCGATGACTACGCGGGCACGCACGGCAACTGCGACGTGACCAACTGCATCGGCACGCCGAAGGACCGTATCAACTTCGGCACCACCTGGAAGCAGGGCGTGTGGAGTGTGAGCGGCGTGGCCAACTACATCTCCAAGATGGACAACATCGACAAGCGCGGTGGTTCCTACCAGGCCTTCTACGCCGACGAGACGCCGGTGACGAAGATCTCCTCGTTCACCACCTTCGACCTGTCCGGCCGTTGGAACGTCACCGAAGCCTTCGAGCTGAACGCCTCGGTGCAGAACGTGTTCGACCGCATTGCGCCGCTGGATCCGACGACCTACGGCGCGGTCAACTACAACCCGCTGCACTTCAGCGGTGCCATCGGCCGTTACTTCACCGTGGGGGCCAAGTACACCTTCAACTGA
- a CDS encoding energy transducer TonB — MVRTQPRVVPLQIDVSRVLGWSTALALHVLALMLLLIPAAYVAAPLPRERMQIRMLVPPEPTPPVPVPIKPDVPTLVQPRTVPTPQVAPLPPPTANADDALAVAPLPASEPQAPVLAPSVPGPAAGGAGALLQYRSAPPPAYPIAAIRNHEQGTVLLRVRVEADGRASSVVIERSSGSRALDNAARQQVLRQWRFVPAMVDGQQVPADGLVPVSFTLPD, encoded by the coding sequence ATGGTCCGTACCCAACCCCGCGTAGTGCCGCTGCAGATCGACGTTTCCCGCGTGCTCGGCTGGAGCACCGCCCTGGCCCTGCATGTGCTGGCGCTGATGCTGCTGCTGATCCCGGCAGCGTATGTGGCCGCGCCCCTGCCACGTGAACGCATGCAGATACGGATGCTGGTACCGCCGGAACCCACCCCGCCGGTCCCGGTGCCGATCAAGCCGGACGTCCCCACCCTGGTGCAGCCGCGCACCGTGCCCACGCCGCAGGTGGCCCCGCTGCCGCCGCCGACCGCCAACGCCGACGATGCCTTGGCGGTGGCGCCGCTGCCGGCCAGTGAACCCCAGGCCCCGGTCCTGGCCCCCAGCGTGCCGGGGCCGGCTGCCGGTGGTGCCGGGGCGCTGCTGCAGTACCGCAGCGCACCGCCGCCGGCCTACCCGATCGCCGCCATCCGCAACCATGAGCAGGGCACGGTGCTGCTGCGGGTGCGGGTGGAGGCCGATGGCCGGGCCTCCAGCGTGGTGATCGAGCGCAGCAGTGGCTCGCGGGCGCTGGACAACGCCGCCCGCCAGCAGGTGCTGCGCCAGTGGCGGTTCGTGCCGGCCATGGTGGACGGCCAGCAGGTGCCGGCCGATGGCCTGGTGCCGGTCAGCTTCACCCTGCCGGACTGA
- a CDS encoding SIMPL domain-containing protein, with protein MRRPSLSPLLLALSLALGTSMTAHAQTSPAVAVAADSTLLNISANAEAKRVPDVATLSAGVVTQAVDGNTAMRQNAEQMVKVLAAIKAAGIAERDVQTSGVNLNPQYRYVDNEPPKITGYQASNTVSLKVRDIAKLGKVLDALAAQGANQINGPQFEIDQPEPVYDEARLAALKKAQARAETYAKSLGLRVRRIVSISENGGGNFRPVMMRAAAAPMAADVSTPVSPGESSVSVNLDVVFDLGR; from the coding sequence ATGCGCCGCCCATCCCTGTCCCCGCTGCTGCTCGCCCTGTCCCTTGCCCTGGGAACCTCGATGACCGCCCACGCCCAGACCTCGCCCGCCGTTGCCGTCGCCGCCGACAGCACCCTGCTCAACATCTCGGCCAACGCCGAAGCCAAGCGCGTACCGGACGTGGCCACGCTGTCGGCCGGTGTGGTCACCCAGGCCGTCGATGGCAATACCGCGATGCGCCAGAACGCCGAGCAGATGGTCAAGGTGCTGGCCGCGATCAAGGCCGCCGGCATTGCCGAACGTGACGTGCAGACCAGCGGGGTCAACCTCAACCCGCAGTACCGCTATGTAGACAACGAGCCGCCGAAGATCACCGGCTACCAGGCCAGCAACACGGTCAGCCTGAAGGTGCGCGACATCGCCAAGCTGGGCAAGGTGCTGGACGCGCTGGCCGCCCAGGGCGCCAACCAGATCAATGGCCCGCAGTTCGAGATCGACCAGCCCGAACCGGTGTATGACGAAGCCCGCCTGGCCGCGCTGAAGAAGGCCCAAGCCCGCGCCGAGACCTACGCCAAGTCGCTGGGCCTGCGCGTGCGCCGCATCGTGAGCATCTCCGAGAACGGCGGCGGCAACTTCCGCCCGGTGATGATGCGTGCGGCCGCCGCGCCGATGGCCGCCGATGTGTCCACCCCGGTGTCGCCGGGCGAGTCGTCGGTGTCGGTGAACCTGGACGTGGTGTTCGACCTGGGCCGGTAA
- a CDS encoding Maf-like protein, with the protein MLYLASRSPRRTQLLTRLDRPFRALDLEVPEVRAADESALGYVQRVAADKAQAGLALVAADAEAVVIGSDTEVVLDGRVFGKPVDAEDAAAMLRALSGRTHQVMTAVAVVAHGRQDGVLVVSEVSFIEIDEAAIAAYVASGEPMGKAGAYAIQGGAERYIRHLAGSYSGVMGLPLQQTEQLLQAFGVSPAAFTTPTEGVAHV; encoded by the coding sequence ATGCTTTATCTTGCCTCCCGTTCCCCCCGACGTACCCAACTGTTGACGCGCCTGGACCGACCGTTCCGGGCGCTGGACCTTGAGGTACCTGAAGTCCGTGCCGCCGATGAGTCGGCGCTTGGCTATGTGCAGCGCGTGGCCGCCGACAAGGCGCAGGCCGGGCTGGCCCTGGTGGCCGCCGATGCCGAGGCGGTGGTGATCGGCTCGGACACCGAAGTGGTGCTGGACGGACGGGTGTTCGGCAAGCCGGTCGACGCCGAAGACGCCGCCGCCATGCTGCGCGCCCTGTCCGGGCGCACCCACCAGGTGATGACCGCGGTGGCCGTCGTGGCCCACGGCCGCCAGGACGGTGTGCTGGTGGTGTCGGAGGTGAGCTTCATCGAGATCGACGAGGCCGCCATCGCGGCCTACGTGGCCAGCGGCGAGCCGATGGGCAAGGCCGGGGCGTACGCCATCCAGGGCGGCGCCGAACGTTACATCCGCCATCTGGCGGGAAGCTATTCGGGTGTGATGGGATTGCCCCTGCAACAGACCGAGCAGTTGCTGCAGGCGTTTGGCGTTTCGCCCGCTGCTTTCACCACGCCAACGGAGGGTGTCGCCCATGTCTGA
- the rng gene encoding ribonuclease G has product MSEEILVNVTPRETRVAVIENGMLQELHIERGWRRGVVGNIYKGKVQRVMPGMQAAFVEVGLERAAFLHANDVIRPAPVASPDTEGTTLPPPSSVPIVELLRDGQDIVVQVVKDPIGTKGARLTTQISIPSRYMVLLPQSKVVGVSARIEDEAERARLKSLVTELSAQHGGYGYIVRTNAEGQPAEAIAEDVAYLSRVWNVVERRGRDAAPLSVIYEDLSLPLRSVRDLIRKDVDKVKVDSKETFTQLQAFVAKYMPVLAEKIELYSGDRPIFDMFGVEDEIGRALDKQVPLKSGGYLVIDQTEAMTTIDVNTGSFLGQRNLEETVFRTNLEAAQAVARQLRLRNLGGIIIIDFIDMDDAEHRRQVLRTLEKALARDHAKTTVYDFSPLGLVEMTRKRTVESLERQLSEPCPECSGRGSIKTAETVTYEIFREITRAVRQFDAARLLVIASSKVVARITDEESTAVAELEEFLGKSIRFQADEQYLQEQFDVVLL; this is encoded by the coding sequence ATGTCTGAAGAAATCCTGGTCAATGTCACCCCGCGCGAAACCCGCGTGGCCGTCATCGAGAACGGCATGCTGCAGGAACTGCACATCGAACGTGGCTGGCGCCGCGGGGTGGTGGGCAACATCTACAAGGGCAAGGTGCAGCGGGTGATGCCGGGCATGCAGGCGGCCTTCGTCGAAGTGGGCCTGGAGCGCGCGGCGTTCCTGCACGCCAACGATGTGATCCGCCCGGCCCCGGTGGCCAGCCCGGATACCGAGGGCACCACGTTGCCGCCGCCGTCGTCGGTGCCGATCGTGGAGCTGCTGCGCGACGGCCAGGACATCGTGGTGCAGGTGGTCAAGGACCCGATCGGGACCAAGGGTGCGCGCCTGACCACCCAGATCAGCATTCCCTCGCGTTACATGGTGCTGCTGCCGCAGTCCAAGGTGGTCGGGGTCTCGGCGCGGATCGAGGACGAGGCCGAGCGCGCACGCCTGAAGTCGCTGGTCACCGAACTGTCGGCCCAGCACGGGGGCTACGGCTACATCGTGCGTACCAACGCCGAGGGCCAGCCGGCCGAAGCCATCGCCGAGGACGTGGCCTACCTGTCGCGGGTCTGGAACGTGGTGGAGCGGCGCGGCCGCGATGCCGCTCCGCTCAGCGTGATCTACGAAGACCTCAGCCTGCCGCTGCGCTCGGTGCGCGACCTGATCCGCAAGGACGTGGACAAGGTGAAGGTGGACTCCAAGGAAACCTTCACCCAGCTGCAGGCGTTCGTGGCCAAGTACATGCCGGTGCTGGCCGAGAAGATCGAGCTGTACAGCGGCGACCGGCCCATCTTCGACATGTTCGGGGTGGAGGACGAGATCGGCCGTGCGCTGGACAAGCAGGTGCCGCTCAAGTCCGGTGGCTACCTGGTGATCGACCAGACCGAGGCGATGACCACCATCGACGTCAACACCGGGTCGTTCCTGGGCCAGCGCAACCTGGAAGAGACGGTGTTCCGCACGAATCTGGAAGCGGCGCAGGCGGTGGCCCGCCAGCTGCGGCTGCGTAACCTGGGCGGCATCATCATCATCGACTTCATCGACATGGATGACGCAGAGCATCGCCGCCAGGTGCTGCGCACCCTGGAAAAAGCCCTGGCGCGCGACCACGCCAAGACCACCGTCTACGATTTCTCGCCGCTGGGCCTGGTCGAAATGACCCGCAAGCGCACCGTGGAAAGCCTGGAGCGGCAGCTGTCCGAGCCGTGCCCGGAGTGCAGCGGGCGCGGGTCGATCAAGACCGCTGAAACGGTCACCTATGAGATCTTCCGCGAAATCACCCGCGCGGTGCGCCAGTTCGATGCGGCCCGCCTGCTGGTGATCGCCTCGTCCAAGGTGGTGGCGCGCATCACCGATGAGGAATCCACGGCCGTGGCCGAGCTGGAGGAGTTCCTTGGCAAGTCGATCCGCTTCCAGGCCGACGAGCAGTACCTGCAGGAGCAGTTCGATGTTGTGTTGCTCTGA